GCTCGAgacggtgcgcagcttccGGTTTACAGACACGGACTCGAAGCTGGAGGACATCGTTTCGCGCACGTTCCCCCAGCTTCTGGCGACTGCGAATGCGCTGATGGACTCGCCGCACTCGAATCTGCCCGCTGTGGGCGAGATTCTGTACTATGCCATCAAGACGTACAAGATTAGCATGCTTGTCACACTGACACAGCACCAGCAATCAGAGGGTAGTATTGTGCCCTGGGGCACGCTGTTGCTTCGTATTGTCCAGAAACCCGTCGAAGACGCCGACTTGGATGttgacgcgcgcgagaaaaCGCCGTGGTGGAAGACAAAGAAATGGGCCTACTTCTCTCTGAACAAGCTTTTTAGCAGGTACGGCATCCCCTCGCAGCTGTCTTCTAGCATGAAGTCGTACAAGCCGTTTGCAGAGACCTTTTCGAACCACTTTGCCCCCGAGATTCTCAAGGTGTACCTGCAAGTATGCGAGGCAAACATTACTCAGAATGCATGGATCAGCCGCCCAGTGACGCGCTCCATCCTTACATTCTTGAACGAGTGTATCAAGCCCAAGACTATCTGGCTGCGTCTCCGGCCGCAGATGCCCGAGCTAGTGCAGTCGTTTGTGTACCCGCGCATGTGCTTTTTggaagaagacgaggaGCTCTGGGAACTCGACCCGATCGATTTTATCCGCTCTCGTACGGATGTGCTTGAGGATATGGGCACCGTCGCGAGTGCCGCCAGTACGCTGCTCCATACTGCGGTCACGAAGCGGACCAAGTCGATGTTTGAGCCCACGCTGGCATTTATCATGTCGGTGATGAATGCGTACCCTGCAAACTGCAATGCACGCCAGTTGGACGGGGCGCTAAATATGTGCATTACCATTGCCAAAGAGATGACCGACGCCGAGTCTGTTCGGGACAAACTCGACCTCTTTTTCTTCCAGCACGTACTGCCGCTGCTCAAAAGCGAGCATGCATTTTTGCGCCTGagtgcatgcacggcggTAAAAACATTTGATCACGTCGGGATGAAGTGGCACAACGCCGAGACACTGGAGATGGCTTTCCGTGGCGTGATGGACTGCATTATGGATGCAGAGCTTCCTGTGCGAGTACAAGCGGCAGAGGCAATTGGCGAGCTGATCGGACACGACGAAGTACACAACGCAATGGCGCCCAACGCAGCGCGACTGATGCAAGAGTTCTTGAAGCTTTCCGACGAGACAGACCTGGACGTATTGATGACGACGCAAGAAAAGGTCGTGAACACATTTGCCGAGGAGCTCTTGCCGTTTGCTGttcagctcgtccagcagctgGCAAGCATCTATATGCGCCTCGTTCGCGAGAATCTGGCTGGCGGCGACGCGGAGGCAGACGGCGCCCATGCATTCAACATGGACCAAAATGAGGAGGACAAGTactttgcggcgctgggcaacCTGAGCACCATGTACCAAATGGTCTCCACTGCCGAGTCGCGCCCCGAGATTTtggccgagctcgagcaggttATTCTGCCTGCCGTCGCACTCACCATTGAGACGGAAACAATCGATCTGTTCGATGACTGCTTCCAGCTGACAGACGTCCTAACATACTACCAAAAGCGCATTTCGCCCGCGATGTGGAATGTGTTTGCGCTTATGTACAAGTCGTTCAAGGGGATTGGCATCGACTACCTCTCGGAAATGATTGGCACGCTCGACAACTGCGCGTCGTACGGCACAGAAATGTTGCAGCAGAATGAAGAGTACCGCAACATGCTGCTCGATATTTTCAACACGGCGATCACGAGCGATCAGCTGGGGATTAGCGATCGGATTGCCGCTTgccagcttgccgaggtaATTCTCCTGCTCCTCAAGGGGTACGTTGACGGCGCGCTTGAGCGCATCATCACCGCACTCTTGCCGCACTCGCGCAAGAACAGCCCGGAGCCCTCGTTT
This region of Malassezia vespertilionis chromosome 9, complete sequence genomic DNA includes:
- the NMD5 gene encoding Nonsense-mediated mRNA decay protein 5 (EggNog:ENOG503NV4X; COG:U; COG:Y), with the protein product MEALLTLFPSTLSYVKNRIARAWSVKPTRGEEATGIAEQDRAVVRGSLLPTISGVPAPLRVHIASAVHSIVRADYPEAWPTLLDEILKLLTSTSESDIYAGVRALLETVRSFRFTDTDSKLEDIVSRTFPQLLATANALMDSPHSNLPAVGEILYYAIKTYKISMLVTLTQHQQSEGSIVPWGTLLLRIVQKPVEDADLDVDAREKTPWWKTKKWAYFSLNKLFSRYGIPSQLSSSMKSYKPFAETFSNHFAPEILKVYLQVCEANITQNAWISRPVTRSILTFLNECIKPKTIWLRLRPQMPELVQSFVYPRMCFLEEDEELWELDPIDFIRSRTDVLEDMGTVASAASTLLHTAVTKRTKSMFEPTLAFIMSVMNAYPANCNARQLDGALNMCITIAKEMTDAESVRDKLDLFFFQHVLPLLKSEHAFLRLSACTAVKTFDHVGMKWHNAETLEMAFRGVMDCIMDAELPVRVQAAEAIGELIGHDEVHNAMAPNAARLMQEFLKLSDETDLDVLMTTQEKVVNTFAEELLPFAVQLVQQLASIYMRLVRENLAGGDAEADGAHAFNMDQNEEDKYFAALGNLSTMYQMVSTAESRPEILAELEQVILPAVALTIETETIDLFDDCFQLTDVLTYYQKRISPAMWNVFALMYKSFKGIGIDYLSEMIGTLDNCASYGTEMLQQNEEYRNMLLDIFNTAITSDQLGISDRIAACQLAEVILLLLKGYVDGALERIITALLPHSRKNSPEPSFSLRKWSILVLLEALYYNPNMALQVLDANGATAEFFTDALQMLPKFKRVHECKVTIVSLLSILSVDPNTLPEAIKAGYAHLLRALTRQLKLLPVLVAQRVEVQRALDEGFDENDEEEAEEENDVDDDADVQDDDNEYLELLIQEAARLRTKVTHIDNGEEEEEEEDDLELEDIEDDDLIYESPLENVPVYEPFRSVVHQLQTQHAALFQSLTEGMSKEEQEQFQQVYAIQDGVETGLGKPEKGT